A genome region from Triticum aestivum cultivar Chinese Spring chromosome 2B, IWGSC CS RefSeq v2.1, whole genome shotgun sequence includes the following:
- the LOC123041117 gene encoding uncharacterized protein, with protein sequence MRIRESSATRRVGGEENSSGRKPAMSSTRAFSPAVVAAGQHHVRAPRGGLPRPRRPTRPAAGSPGQRSAGGGSDAAWGQAGRSWWGAGGGVPAAASSRRQPCRAGACRAPAGNRELVQRALSPPATGARGAALRRWSFRPMPSRLRNGSCLASTATTASPRPS encoded by the coding sequence ATGCGTATAAGAGAGAGTTCCGCGACGAGACGAGTTGGAGGAGAAGAGAACAGCAGCGGACGGAAGCCTGCGATGAGTAGCACGAGAGCTTTCtcgccggcggtggtggcggcagggCAGCACCACGTCCGCGCGCCGCGCGGTGGGCTGCCGCGGCCGAGGCGACCCACCAGGCCGGCGGCCGGCTCGCCGGGCCAACGGTCCGCGGGCGGCGGCAGCGACGCCGCGTGGGGACAAGCCGGGCGCAGCTGGTGGGGCGCTGGAGGTGGAGTGCCGGCGGCCGCGTCGTCGAGGCGGCAGCCGTGCAGAGCTGGCGCTTGCCGGGCGCCGGCGGGGAACCGGGAGCTGGTGCAGCGGGCGCTTTCGCCGCCGGCCACGGGCGCGCGCGGCGCGGCGCTGAGGAGGTGGAGCTTCCGGCCCATGCCGAGCCGGCTGCGCAACGGGTCGTGCTTGGCCTCGACGGCGACCACTGCATCCCCACGGCCATCGTGA